In Kocuria turfanensis, a single genomic region encodes these proteins:
- a CDS encoding serine hydrolase domain-containing protein, with translation MSSPTRSTRRPFAAAVAAALLLGAGGAGGVPSAATGPAAGPAAGPAAGPAAGPAAGPAPSVPAACVPDVDRVVSADPSPQTAEPLPQELTARLDAAARRSFAQASAPGAVVGVASPEGTWTQAYGVADPATGEPMDVDVHTRIGSVTKTFTATLVLQLAEEGELSLDDPIGDYVEGIPHGDRITLRQLADMTSGIASYTRNEEFLKTFSAAPDTVYTPEELVALGVAESPLFAPGEQFDYSNTNYILLGLVVEQVTGRPVGELMEERIFDPLGLDETVWPGASTALPEPFARGFTLQGDAATPEVPADATHWSPTWAFTAGNLISDMDDLLTYGRALGTGQGLLEAESQRERLTSFSPPERGYGLGVGCIDGWVGHTGELPGYNTTVYYDTTTDTTVVVQVNSDIASGDCPESPVLADDPRTLPCSAPATRIFAELSTALGHTFTPNPQQ, from the coding sequence ATGTCATCACCCACCCGATCCACACGCCGCCCGTTCGCCGCCGCCGTGGCGGCGGCGCTGCTCCTCGGGGCCGGCGGCGCCGGCGGCGTTCCGTCGGCCGCCACAGGACCCGCCGCAGGGCCCGCCGCAGGGCCCGCCGCAGGGCCCGCCGCAGGGCCCGCCGCAGGGCCCGCGCCCTCCGTCCCGGCGGCCTGCGTTCCCGACGTCGACCGCGTCGTCAGCGCCGATCCGTCCCCGCAGACGGCGGAGCCGCTGCCGCAGGAGCTCACCGCGAGGCTGGACGCCGCCGCCCGGCGATCCTTCGCACAGGCCTCCGCCCCCGGCGCGGTCGTCGGGGTCGCCTCCCCGGAGGGGACCTGGACGCAGGCCTACGGGGTGGCCGACCCGGCGACCGGGGAACCCATGGACGTCGACGTGCACACCCGCATCGGCTCGGTCACCAAGACCTTCACCGCCACCCTGGTGCTGCAGCTGGCCGAGGAGGGCGAACTCTCCCTGGACGACCCCATCGGGGACTACGTCGAGGGCATCCCCCACGGGGACCGGATCACGCTGCGCCAGCTCGCGGACATGACCAGCGGCATCGCCAGCTACACCCGCAACGAGGAGTTCCTGAAGACGTTCTCCGCGGCCCCGGACACGGTCTACACGCCCGAGGAGCTCGTCGCCCTCGGTGTCGCGGAGTCGCCGCTGTTCGCCCCCGGGGAGCAGTTCGACTACTCGAACACCAACTACATCCTGCTGGGCCTGGTCGTCGAGCAGGTCACCGGACGCCCGGTCGGGGAGCTGATGGAGGAGCGCATCTTCGACCCGCTGGGGCTCGACGAGACCGTCTGGCCCGGCGCCTCCACCGCGCTGCCCGAGCCCTTCGCCCGGGGCTTCACCCTGCAGGGCGACGCCGCCACCCCAGAGGTCCCGGCCGATGCCACCCACTGGAGCCCCACCTGGGCCTTCACCGCCGGGAACCTGATCTCGGACATGGACGACCTGCTGACCTACGGCCGGGCCCTGGGCACCGGACAGGGTCTGCTGGAGGCCGAGAGCCAGAGAGAACGTCTCACGTCCTTCTCACCGCCGGAACGAGGCTACGGACTGGGCGTCGGGTGCATCGACGGCTGGGTGGGGCACACCGGGGAGCTGCCCGGCTACAACACCACCGTCTACTACGACACCACCACCGACACCACCGTGGTCGTGCAGGTCAACAGCGACATCGCCTCCGGGGACTGCCCCGAGTCCCCGGTGCTGGCCGACGACCCGAGGACGCTGCCGTGCTCGGCACCCGCCACCCGCATCTTCGCCGAGCTCTCCACCGCCCTGGGCCACACCTTCACGCCCAACCCGCAGCAGTGA